The following coding sequences are from one Enterococcus sp. 4G2_DIV0659 window:
- the pstB gene encoding phosphate ABC transporter ATP-binding protein PstB has translation MKEYNLNDTNIIKLPDPIALHTDDLHVWYGENEAIKGVDLQFEKNKITALIGPSGCGKSTYLRSLNRMNDGIANTKVTGNIMYKGVNVNTKEVDVYEMRKHIGMVFQRPNPFSKSIYENITFALKQHGEKDKKKLDEIVETSLKQAALWDQVKDNLDKSALALSGGQQQRLCIARAIAMKPDILLLDEPASALDPISTGKVEETLVNLKDDYTIIIVTHNMQQAARISDYTAFFYLGKVIEYDETRKIFTRPKIQATEDYVSGHFG, from the coding sequence ATGAAAGAATATAATTTAAATGACACGAATATTATAAAATTGCCTGATCCGATTGCTTTACATACCGATGATCTACACGTATGGTATGGTGAAAATGAAGCAATCAAAGGCGTTGATCTACAGTTTGAAAAAAATAAAATCACTGCGCTGATAGGACCTTCTGGTTGTGGTAAATCAACCTATTTACGTTCATTAAACCGAATGAATGATGGCATTGCCAACACGAAAGTGACTGGAAATATCATGTATAAAGGTGTGAATGTGAATACCAAAGAAGTCGATGTCTATGAAATGCGTAAACATATCGGTATGGTTTTTCAACGGCCTAATCCATTCAGTAAATCAATTTATGAAAACATCACATTTGCTTTGAAACAACATGGTGAAAAAGACAAGAAGAAATTAGACGAAATTGTTGAAACAAGTTTGAAACAAGCAGCGCTTTGGGATCAAGTCAAAGATAATTTAGATAAAAGTGCCTTAGCTTTATCTGGTGGGCAACAACAGCGTCTCTGTATAGCCAGAGCGATTGCGATGAAACCAGATATTTTACTTCTGGATGAACCAGCAAGTGCCTTAGACCCGATTTCTACAGGAAAAGTTGAAGAAACATTGGTGAATTTAAAAGACGATTATACGATTATTATCGTTACCCATAATATGCAACAAGCTGCTCGTATCAGTGATTACACTGCCTTTTTCTATTTAGGTAAAGTAATTGAATACGATGAAACACGAAAAATCTTTACACGACCAAAAATTCAAGCAACAGAAGATTACGTTTCTGGACATTTTGGTTAG
- the pstA gene encoding phosphate ABC transporter permease PstA, producing MNAKKVDKFATGVLYAISGVIVLILAALLLYILVRGIPHISWDFLTKPSKAYQAGGGIGIQLFNSIYLLLITMLISFPISLGAGIYLSEYAKKNWLTDIIRTSIEILSSLPSVVVGLFGFLIFVVQIGYGFSIISGALALTFFNLPLLTRNVEESLKAVHYTQREAGLSLGLSRWETVTKVVVPEALPGILTGVILSSGRIFGEAAALIYTAGQSAPALDFSNWNPLSVSSPISIFRQAETLAVHIWKINTEGTMPDGAAVSAGASAVLILVVLLFNFGARFIGNRLYKKMTSA from the coding sequence ATGAATGCAAAAAAAGTAGATAAATTTGCAACAGGCGTTTTGTATGCTATTTCAGGCGTTATTGTGTTGATTTTGGCAGCATTGCTGTTATATATACTTGTTCGTGGAATTCCACATATTTCTTGGGATTTTTTGACAAAACCTTCTAAGGCTTACCAAGCTGGTGGAGGAATCGGCATTCAATTATTTAACTCAATCTATTTATTGCTGATTACTATGTTGATTAGCTTTCCGATTTCTTTAGGAGCGGGGATTTATTTATCTGAGTATGCAAAGAAAAATTGGTTGACAGATATTATTCGGACCTCTATTGAGATTTTAAGTTCACTCCCATCAGTAGTGGTTGGTTTGTTTGGTTTCTTGATTTTTGTTGTCCAGATAGGCTATGGTTTTTCAATCATTTCAGGTGCATTGGCGTTAACATTCTTTAACTTGCCTTTGTTGACAAGAAATGTTGAAGAATCATTAAAAGCAGTTCATTATACGCAGCGGGAAGCGGGTCTTTCTTTAGGTCTATCTCGTTGGGAAACTGTTACAAAGGTTGTTGTTCCAGAAGCACTGCCAGGGATTTTAACTGGAGTGATTTTGAGTTCAGGAAGAATCTTTGGTGAAGCTGCTGCATTGATTTATACAGCAGGACAAAGTGCACCAGCTTTAGATTTTAGCAACTGGAACCCGTTAAGTGTTTCAAGTCCAATCAGTATTTTCCGTCAAGCAGAAACGCTAGCTGTGCATATTTGGAAAATCAATACAGAAGGTACAATGCCTGATGGTGCGGCTGTTTCTGCAGGAGCTTCGGCTGTTCTGATTTTGGTCGTTTTACTATTTAATTTCGGCGCACGTTTCATCGGCAACAGATTGTATAAAAAAATGACATCAGCCTAA
- the pstC gene encoding phosphate ABC transporter permease subunit PstC, whose protein sequence is MEDVQKKLLTKSKRAKMEQRGKFISFLCIALIVLVVLSIFYFVASKGLATFFTNKINVSDFLFGTNWNPSETGTNGKPMVGALPMIAGSFIVTFMSAIIATPFAIGAAVFMTEISPKKGSKILQPVIELLVGIPSVVYGFIGLSVIVPFIRSIFGGTGFGILAGTFVLFVMILPTVTTMTVDALKSVPRHYREASLALGATRWQTIYKVVLRAAVPGILTAVVFGMARAFGEALAIQMVIGNAAIMPSSLTTPASTLTSILTMGIGNTIMGTVENNVLWSLALILLLMSLLFNIVIRIIGKKGALK, encoded by the coding sequence TTGGAAGATGTGCAGAAGAAGTTGTTAACAAAATCTAAGCGTGCCAAAATGGAGCAGCGAGGAAAATTTATTAGTTTTCTTTGTATCGCTTTGATCGTTTTAGTTGTTTTATCAATTTTCTATTTTGTTGCTAGTAAAGGGTTAGCTACTTTTTTTACAAATAAAATTAACGTTTCTGATTTTTTATTCGGTACAAATTGGAATCCGAGTGAAACAGGAACGAATGGAAAACCAATGGTAGGCGCTCTACCTATGATTGCTGGCTCTTTTATCGTCACATTCATGTCTGCAATTATTGCAACACCTTTTGCTATCGGTGCAGCTGTGTTTATGACGGAAATTTCCCCTAAAAAAGGGTCAAAAATTTTACAGCCAGTAATTGAATTATTAGTTGGAATTCCTTCTGTTGTTTATGGATTTATTGGTTTATCTGTGATTGTTCCTTTTATTCGCTCGATTTTCGGCGGTACAGGTTTTGGTATTTTAGCAGGAACATTTGTATTATTTGTGATGATTTTGCCGACCGTAACCACGATGACTGTAGATGCTTTGAAATCTGTTCCTCGTCATTACCGTGAAGCATCATTGGCATTAGGAGCAACTCGTTGGCAAACGATTTATAAAGTCGTTTTACGAGCAGCAGTTCCAGGAATTTTAACGGCTGTTGTTTTTGGAATGGCTCGTGCATTTGGTGAAGCATTAGCGATTCAAATGGTCATCGGGAATGCAGCGATTATGCCTTCTAGTTTAACGACACCTGCATCAACATTAACCAGTATTCTAACAATGGGGATCGGAAATACGATCATGGGAACTGTGGAAAATAATGTTTTATGGTCACTAGCCTTGATCTTGCTGTTGATGTCGCTATTATTTAATATTGTGATTCGAATCATTGGTAAGAAAGGAGCCTTGAAATAA
- a CDS encoding phosphate ABC transporter substrate-binding protein PstS: protein MKKKMLLFISLIGVLTLSGCAKWIDRGESITAVGSSALQPLVETAAEEYQNQHPGRFINVQGGGSGTGLSQVQSGAVDIGNSDLFAEEKKGIDASKLTDHKVAVVGITPIVNKNIGISDISLENLRKIFLGEIKNWKDVGGKDIPIVLLNRAAGSGTRATFERWVLDGKTAIQAQEQDSSGMVRSIVADTPGAISYTAFSYVNNEVSTLSIDGVKPTDKNVTINKWTIWSYEHMYTFGTPKQLTEEFLAFMLSEDVQEKIIGQLGYIPVSKMKVERDWQGNIIK from the coding sequence ATGAAAAAGAAAATGCTATTATTTATTAGTTTAATTGGAGTACTGACGTTATCTGGCTGTGCCAAGTGGATCGATCGAGGTGAATCGATTACAGCAGTCGGCTCATCAGCACTGCAGCCCTTAGTTGAAACAGCCGCAGAAGAATACCAGAATCAACATCCTGGACGCTTTATCAATGTGCAAGGGGGCGGAAGTGGCACAGGGTTGAGCCAAGTTCAATCTGGAGCGGTTGATATTGGAAATTCAGATTTATTTGCAGAGGAAAAAAAAGGAATTGATGCATCGAAACTAACAGATCATAAAGTGGCTGTTGTTGGCATTACCCCTATTGTAAATAAGAATATTGGCATATCAGATATCTCATTGGAGAACCTTAGAAAAATCTTTTTAGGTGAAATAAAAAACTGGAAAGATGTTGGCGGAAAAGATATCCCTATTGTTTTATTGAATCGCGCAGCTGGAAGTGGCACACGTGCAACCTTTGAACGCTGGGTACTAGATGGTAAAACAGCGATTCAAGCACAGGAACAAGATTCAAGCGGAATGGTTCGTTCTATTGTTGCAGATACTCCTGGAGCGATCAGTTATACAGCTTTTTCTTATGTAAACAATGAAGTTAGCACCTTAAGTATTGATGGCGTAAAACCAACAGATAAAAATGTCACAATCAACAAATGGACAATTTGGTCCTATGAACATATGTATACATTTGGAACACCAAAACAACTGACAGAAGAATTTTTAGCATTTATGTTATCAGAGGATGTTCAGGAAAAAATCATTGGTCAATTGGGCTACATCCCAGTTTCAAAAATGAAAGTAGAAAGAGATTGGCAAGGAAATATCATTAAATAA
- the cls gene encoding cardiolipin synthase, protein MKFLYDNLFVIIFIANMLLSLIIVFRERKQTAQTWSWLLVLMFIPVLGFILYIFLGRGISKDKIFDMKMQAKIGMNAEIEFEKQSLLRGLFPHPPTGEVDSKQLIYMLTIFESSLYTTNNEIHLYTDGREKFDDLIEDIRQAKDHVHMEYYIYRGDTLGKEIRKELIDAVKRGVNVRLLLDAWGSTQVNMKFFEELKRHGGEIAFFFPLFVPYLNPRINYRNHRKIVVIDGKIGYTGGFNVGNEYLGEVKKFGYWRDNHIRIHGEAVYSLQNRFLMDWNSQHRKELSYEETFFPPIYSNGKKAVQIVTSGPDSELEQIKMTYLKMISIAKKEILIQTPYYIPDASIHEALKLALLSGVNVRLQIPNKPDHMLVYWATYSFSAELLEYGAIVETYEHGFIHAKTMIIDGGIVSVGSANIDVRSFRLDFEVNTIIYDQAFSKEVRQAFYEDSKVSELLTKEKYQNRGVLIKLKEGLARLISPLL, encoded by the coding sequence ATGAAATTTTTATACGATAATCTATTTGTTATTATTTTTATTGCGAATATGTTGCTATCATTGATTATTGTTTTTAGAGAACGAAAACAAACTGCACAAACATGGTCATGGTTGCTTGTATTGATGTTTATTCCTGTTTTGGGATTTATCCTTTATATTTTCTTAGGACGAGGCATATCAAAAGACAAAATCTTTGATATGAAAATGCAAGCAAAAATTGGAATGAATGCTGAAATAGAATTTGAGAAGCAATCTTTACTAAGAGGATTATTTCCGCATCCGCCAACCGGAGAAGTAGATTCTAAACAGTTGATTTATATGCTGACAATCTTTGAAAGTTCGTTGTATACAACGAATAACGAAATCCATCTGTATACGGATGGACGAGAAAAATTTGACGATTTGATTGAAGATATTCGCCAAGCAAAAGACCATGTTCATATGGAATATTACATTTATCGAGGGGATACTTTAGGAAAAGAAATTCGTAAAGAGTTGATTGATGCCGTTAAAAGAGGGGTAAATGTTCGCTTGTTATTGGATGCTTGGGGTTCGACGCAAGTAAATATGAAATTTTTTGAAGAACTAAAAAGACATGGTGGAGAAATTGCTTTTTTCTTTCCTTTATTTGTCCCCTACTTAAATCCACGAATCAATTACCGAAATCATCGTAAAATCGTCGTGATTGACGGTAAAATTGGTTACACTGGCGGCTTTAATGTAGGTAATGAATATTTGGGTGAAGTCAAAAAATTTGGTTATTGGCGTGATAATCACATACGGATTCATGGTGAAGCGGTTTATAGTTTACAAAATCGATTTTTAATGGATTGGAATTCTCAACATCGAAAAGAGTTAAGCTATGAAGAAACGTTTTTTCCTCCAATTTATTCAAATGGGAAAAAAGCTGTTCAGATTGTAACTAGTGGTCCTGATTCGGAACTTGAACAAATTAAGATGACCTATTTAAAAATGATTTCGATTGCAAAAAAAGAAATTTTGATACAAACACCCTATTATATACCCGATGCTTCTATTCATGAAGCGTTAAAATTAGCTTTGTTATCTGGTGTAAACGTTCGATTGCAAATTCCCAATAAACCAGATCATATGTTGGTTTATTGGGCTACCTATTCGTTTTCCGCTGAATTATTAGAATATGGTGCAATCGTTGAAACTTATGAACACGGGTTTATTCATGCAAAAACAATGATTATTGATGGTGGGATTGTTTCCGTAGGTTCAGCGAATATTGATGTTCGTTCATTCCGTTTGGATTTTGAAGTCAATACGATTATTTACGATCAAGCATTTTCAAAAGAGGTAAGACAAGCTTTTTATGAAGATTCCAAAGTATCTGAACTCTTAACAAAAGAAAAGTATCAAAATCGAGGTGTATTGATTAAATTAAAAGAGGGATTAGCACGTTTGATTTCTCCATTGTTGTAA
- the ftsX gene encoding permease-like cell division protein FtsX, which translates to MIRTFFSHVLESIKSLKRNGWMTIASASAVTITLVLVGIFMAVIFNATKLAKDIEENVTVSVFVDIGTTPDEMQKLEKDLNKIDNVETISYSNKDKQLKKIQKQMGEAWNLFEGDSNPLYDVYYVSAKEPSDTKKISEKAAKLPNVFKADYGGVSSDKIFSIASKVRTWGLGAAILLLFVAVFLISNTIRITIISRQREIQIMRLVGAKNGYIRWPFFIEGAWIGLIGAIIPIVVLTFGYQKFYTLFNPQLLSSNYSLLKPESFVWQIDLLMVVVGMTIGSLGSIISMRRFLKI; encoded by the coding sequence ATGATTAGAACGTTCTTTTCTCACGTCCTAGAAAGTATCAAAAGTTTAAAACGTAACGGATGGATGACCATTGCGTCTGCCAGCGCTGTTACTATTACTTTAGTCCTTGTTGGGATTTTTATGGCAGTAATTTTTAACGCAACAAAATTAGCAAAAGATATAGAAGAAAACGTTACAGTTTCTGTGTTTGTCGATATTGGTACGACGCCAGATGAAATGCAAAAACTAGAAAAAGATTTAAACAAAATCGATAACGTTGAAACAATTTCATATTCAAACAAAGATAAACAATTAAAGAAAATTCAAAAACAAATGGGAGAAGCTTGGAACTTATTCGAAGGTGATAGTAACCCATTATATGACGTATACTATGTCAGCGCTAAAGAACCATCAGATACGAAAAAAATCTCAGAAAAAGCAGCAAAACTGCCTAATGTATTTAAAGCAGATTATGGTGGTGTTTCTTCAGACAAGATTTTCAGTATTGCATCCAAAGTTAGAACTTGGGGGCTAGGTGCAGCAATTTTACTATTGTTTGTCGCAGTATTCTTAATCTCAAATACGATTCGTATCACGATTATTTCTCGTCAAAGAGAAATTCAAATTATGCGTTTAGTTGGTGCAAAAAATGGCTATATTCGTTGGCCATTCTTCATTGAAGGAGCTTGGATTGGTTTGATTGGAGCAATCATCCCAATAGTAGTATTGACCTTTGGTTACCAAAAATTCTACACGTTATTTAATCCACAATTACTAAGCTCAAATTATTCATTATTAAAACCAGAATCATTTGTTTGGCAAATTGATTTGTTAATGGTAGTGGTTGGTATGACAATTGGTTCTCTTGGATCAATTATCTCAATGCGCCGTTTCTTAAAAATTTAA
- the ftsE gene encoding cell division ATP-binding protein FtsE, with product MIEMKDVMKKYSNGTTAIRNISVEIKQGEFVYVVGPSGAGKSTFIKLMYREEKATKGRLKVASHDLMKIKNSEVPYLRREIGIVFQDYKLLTKKTVYENVAYAMQVIGRKPREIKKRVMEVLDLVGLKHKVRVFPSELSGGEQQRVSIARAIVNTPKVLIADEPTGNLDPENSWEIMKLLDRINAQGTTVVMATHNSTIVNTIRHRVIAIENGRIIRDQAEGDYGYDD from the coding sequence ATGATTGAAATGAAAGATGTAATGAAAAAGTATTCGAATGGTACGACAGCTATTCGTAATATTTCAGTGGAAATAAAACAAGGTGAGTTTGTTTACGTTGTTGGACCTTCTGGAGCAGGAAAATCAACCTTTATAAAATTAATGTATCGTGAAGAAAAAGCAACAAAAGGTCGCTTGAAAGTGGCTAGTCATGACTTAATGAAAATTAAAAATTCTGAAGTTCCTTACCTTAGAAGAGAAATTGGAATTGTCTTTCAAGATTACAAACTATTGACGAAAAAAACAGTTTATGAGAATGTGGCCTATGCTATGCAAGTTATTGGCCGTAAACCAAGAGAAATTAAGAAAAGAGTAATGGAAGTTCTTGATCTTGTTGGTCTAAAACATAAAGTCCGTGTATTCCCGAGCGAACTATCTGGTGGGGAGCAACAACGTGTTTCAATTGCTCGTGCAATCGTAAATACACCAAAAGTACTAATTGCTGATGAACCAACAGGTAACCTTGATCCCGAAAATTCATGGGAAATCATGAAACTTTTAGACCGGATCAATGCCCAAGGTACGACTGTTGTAATGGCCACACATAACAGCACGATTGTAAACACGATCCGTCATCGCGTAATCGCCATCGAAAACGGCCGGATTATTCGAGACCAAGCGGAAGGAGACTATGGCTACGATGATTAG
- the prfB gene encoding peptide chain release factor 2 (programmed frameshift) → MENAEIRTILDEMNQSITSFRGSLDLDQLEEDIAEAENRMAEPGFWDNSETAQQLINETNVHKEKFQQFHQFADELEELEIMSDMQQEEFDSDTQIELEERLLTLKEKLSVYELSLLLNDPYDKNNVIMELHPGAGGTESQDWGSMLLRMYTRWAESHGFQVETLDYQAGDEAGIKSVTLLIKGYNAYGYLKSEKGVHRLVRISPFDSAKRRHTSFCSVDIMPELDENVEIDINTDDLKVDTYRASGAGGQHINKTESAVRITHIPTGTVVASQAQRSQLKNREQAMGMLKAKLYQLEMDKKAQEAASLRGEQLEIGWGSQIRSYVFHPYSMVKDHRTNYETGNVQAVMDGDIDGFIDAYLKKQLN, encoded by the exons ATGGAAAATGCTGAAATCCGAACTATTTTAGATGAGATGAATCAATCAATCACAAGCTTCAGGGGGTCTCTT GACTTAGATCAACTAGAAGAAGATATCGCTGAAGCGGAAAACAGAATGGCAGAACCTGGTTTTTGGGACAATTCAGAAACGGCACAACAATTAATTAATGAAACGAATGTTCATAAAGAAAAGTTTCAACAGTTTCATCAATTTGCTGATGAATTAGAAGAGTTGGAAATCATGAGTGATATGCAGCAGGAAGAATTTGATTCAGATACACAAATCGAATTAGAAGAACGTTTATTAACGTTAAAAGAAAAACTAAGTGTTTATGAGCTTTCTTTGTTGTTAAATGACCCTTATGACAAAAACAATGTAATCATGGAACTTCATCCAGGTGCTGGCGGTACCGAATCTCAAGATTGGGGCAGCATGCTTCTTAGAATGTATACTCGCTGGGCTGAAAGTCATGGTTTCCAAGTAGAAACATTAGATTACCAGGCTGGAGACGAAGCTGGTATCAAAAGTGTTACGCTGTTGATTAAAGGATATAATGCATATGGCTATTTGAAATCTGAAAAAGGCGTTCACCGTTTAGTGCGTATTTCTCCATTTGATTCGGCTAAACGTCGACACACATCCTTTTGTTCGGTAGATATTATGCCTGAATTGGATGAAAATGTTGAAATTGATATCAACACAGATGATTTGAAAGTAGATACCTATCGTGCTAGTGGAGCTGGTGGACAACATATCAATAAAACTGAGTCAGCGGTTCGTATCACTCATATTCCAACGGGTACAGTAGTTGCCAGTCAAGCACAACGTTCTCAATTAAAAAATAGAGAGCAAGCCATGGGGATGCTAAAAGCCAAATTGTATCAACTTGAAATGGACAAAAAGGCACAAGAAGCAGCGTCATTACGTGGAGAACAATTAGAGATTGGTTGGGGTTCGCAAATTCGTTCGTATGTGTTCCATCCTTATTCCATGGTTAAAGACCACCGAACGAACTATGAAACAGGAAATGTGCAGGCAGTGATGGACGGAGATATCGATGGCTTCATTGATGCTTACTTAAAGAAACAATTAAATTAG
- the secA gene encoding preprotein translocase subunit SecA: MANFLKKIIENDKKELKRLDGIATQVESHASAMAALNDEELRGKTDEFKARYKKGETLDQLLPEAFAVVREAAKRVLGLYPYHVQLMGGIVLHDGNIPEMRTGEGKTLTATMPVYLNALTGEGVHVVTVNEYLATRDSDEMGELYNFLGLTVGLNINSKTSEEKRDAYNCDITYSTNNELGFDYLRDNMVVYRNQMVQRPLNYAIVDEVDSILIDEARTPLIISGQAEKSTALYTRTDNFVKRLKEEEDYKIDVQSKTISLTEAGIEKAEENFGLDNLYDIENTALTHHMDQALRANFIMLRDIDYVVQEGKVLIVDQFTGRIMDGRRYSDGLHQAIEAKEGVEIEDETKTMATITFQNYFRMYKKLAGMTGTAKTEEEEFREIYNIQVFQIPTNRPIIRDDRADLLYPTLQSKFKAVVQDIKERYHNGQPVLVGTVAVETSELLSELLNKEKVPHEVLNAKNHFKEAEIIMNAGQKGAVTIATNMAGRGTDIKLGLGVIELGGLAVIGTERHESRRIDNQLRGRAGRQGDPGVSQFYLSLEDDLMKRFGSERIKAFLDRMNIEESDAVIQSKMLSKQVESAQKRVEGNNYDTRKNVLQYDDVMREQREVIYAQRQEIIMEETELTETLLNMVKRTITRVVESHTQLEKENWNLEGIVDFAASTLVHEDTISKSDIEGKTPEEIKAYLVSRAQEVYDTKVEQLNGPEQVLEFQKVVILRVVDTKWTDHIDAMDQLRQSVGLRAYGQNNPLVEYQTEGYNMFEEMIGAIEYEVTRLFMKSEIRQNVQREQVAQGQASHPSDEEESTSEKQKPIHVDEKIGRNDPCPCGSGKKYKNCHGKDL; this comes from the coding sequence ATGGCAAATTTTTTGAAAAAGATAATTGAAAACGATAAAAAGGAATTGAAACGCTTGGATGGTATTGCCACTCAAGTAGAAAGTCATGCTTCAGCAATGGCTGCTTTAAACGACGAAGAATTACGTGGAAAAACAGATGAATTCAAAGCTCGTTATAAAAAAGGCGAAACATTAGATCAGTTATTACCAGAAGCTTTTGCGGTTGTACGGGAAGCAGCGAAACGTGTATTGGGATTATACCCTTATCACGTTCAATTGATGGGTGGTATCGTCTTACATGACGGGAATATCCCTGAAATGAGAACAGGTGAAGGTAAGACATTGACTGCGACAATGCCTGTTTATTTAAATGCCTTGACTGGTGAAGGTGTACACGTAGTAACAGTTAATGAATATTTAGCAACTCGTGACTCAGATGAGATGGGTGAATTGTATAACTTCTTAGGTTTGACAGTTGGTTTGAACATTAACTCAAAAACATCAGAAGAAAAACGAGACGCTTATAATTGCGATATCACATATAGTACAAATAATGAATTAGGATTTGATTATTTACGTGACAACATGGTTGTTTACCGTAACCAAATGGTACAACGCCCATTGAACTATGCAATCGTGGATGAGGTCGATTCTATTTTGATCGATGAAGCTCGTACACCGTTGATTATTTCAGGTCAAGCCGAAAAATCAACAGCATTATATACGCGTACGGATAATTTTGTTAAGCGCCTAAAAGAAGAAGAAGATTATAAAATTGATGTTCAGTCTAAAACAATTAGTTTAACAGAAGCTGGCATCGAAAAAGCAGAAGAAAACTTCGGCTTAGATAATCTATATGATATTGAAAATACTGCGTTGACCCATCATATGGATCAAGCATTACGTGCGAATTTCATCATGCTTCGTGATATTGATTATGTTGTTCAAGAAGGAAAAGTTCTGATCGTTGACCAATTTACTGGTCGTATTATGGATGGACGTCGTTATTCAGATGGTTTACATCAAGCGATTGAAGCCAAAGAAGGCGTAGAAATCGAAGACGAAACAAAAACAATGGCGACAATTACATTCCAAAACTATTTCCGTATGTACAAAAAATTAGCTGGGATGACTGGTACTGCCAAAACAGAAGAAGAAGAATTCCGTGAAATCTATAATATCCAAGTATTCCAAATTCCAACGAACCGTCCGATCATTCGTGATGACCGTGCTGATTTACTTTATCCAACCTTACAAAGTAAATTTAAAGCCGTTGTTCAAGACATTAAAGAACGTTACCATAATGGTCAACCAGTCTTAGTTGGGACAGTGGCTGTTGAGACTTCGGAGTTATTGTCAGAATTACTAAATAAAGAAAAAGTGCCGCATGAAGTATTAAATGCGAAAAATCACTTCAAAGAAGCAGAAATCATCATGAACGCTGGTCAAAAAGGAGCAGTAACGATTGCTACCAACATGGCTGGTCGTGGTACAGATATCAAGCTTGGTCTTGGTGTAATCGAACTTGGTGGTTTAGCCGTAATCGGTACTGAACGCCATGAGTCTCGCCGTATTGATAACCAATTACGTGGACGTGCTGGGCGTCAAGGAGATCCAGGGGTTTCACAATTTTATCTATCACTTGAAGATGACTTAATGAAACGTTTCGGTTCAGAAAGAATCAAAGCTTTCTTGGATCGCATGAACATTGAAGAATCAGATGCGGTAATCCAAAGCAAAATGCTAAGTAAACAAGTTGAATCTGCACAAAAACGTGTGGAAGGAAATAACTATGATACACGTAAAAACGTCTTACAGTATGATGATGTCATGCGTGAACAGCGTGAAGTAATTTACGCGCAACGCCAAGAAATTATCATGGAAGAAACAGAATTGACTGAAACACTATTGAATATGGTTAAACGTACGATTACTCGTGTTGTAGAAAGCCATACACAATTAGAAAAAGAAAATTGGAACCTTGAAGGCATCGTTGATTTTGCAGCTTCAACATTAGTTCATGAAGATACAATTTCTAAATCAGATATCGAAGGTAAAACGCCAGAAGAAATCAAGGCATACTTGGTATCACGTGCTCAAGAAGTTTATGATACTAAAGTAGAACAATTAAATGGTCCAGAACAAGTTCTTGAATTCCAAAAAGTTGTTATTCTTCGTGTTGTAGATACTAAATGGACAGATCATATTGATGCAATGGATCAATTACGTCAATCTGTTGGTCTACGTGCATATGGACAAAATAATCCATTAGTTGAATATCAAACAGAAGGCTACAACATGTTTGAAGAAATGATAGGAGCAATTGAATACGAAGTCACTCGTTTATTCATGAAATCAGAAATTCGTCAAAATGTTCAACGTGAACAAGTAGCACAAGGGCAAGCGAGTCATCCGTCAGATGAAGAGGAAAGCACTAGTGAAAAACAAAAACCAATTCATGTTGATGAAAAAATCGGTCGTAACGACCCTTGTCCATGTGGCAGCGGTAAGAAATACAAAAACTGCCACGGCAAAGATTTGTAA
- the hpf gene encoding ribosome hibernation-promoting factor, HPF/YfiA family translates to MFRYNVRGENIEVTEAIRDYVEKKVGKLERYFSDSPEATVHVNLKVYTEKTAKVEVTIPLPYLVLRAEETSPDLYASVDLVVDKLERQIRKFKTKINRKSRETGMNTAKAAIFLNGEETPDETPELDIVRTKRLSLKPMDSEEAVLQMNMLGHNFFIFEDSETNGTSIVYRRKDGKYGLIETD, encoded by the coding sequence ATGTTTAGATATAATGTGCGTGGAGAAAACATCGAAGTTACTGAGGCTATCAGAGATTACGTAGAGAAAAAAGTTGGTAAACTAGAACGCTATTTTAGTGATTCACCTGAAGCAACGGTTCATGTGAACTTAAAAGTATATACTGAAAAAACAGCAAAAGTTGAGGTTACCATTCCTCTGCCATATTTAGTTTTACGTGCTGAAGAAACTTCACCTGATTTATATGCAAGTGTTGATTTAGTTGTAGACAAATTAGAACGTCAAATTAGAAAATTCAAAACAAAAATCAACCGTAAATCTCGTGAAACAGGGATGAATACTGCAAAAGCAGCTATTTTCTTAAATGGTGAAGAAACACCAGATGAAACGCCAGAATTAGACATTGTTCGTACCAAACGTCTTTCATTAAAACCAATGGATAGTGAAGAAGCTGTACTGCAAATGAACATGTTAGGACACAACTTCTTTATTTTTGAAGATTCAGAAACAAATGGAACAAGCATTGTATACCGTCGTAAAGATGGAAAATACGGCTTGATTGAAACAGATTAA